A single region of the Pseudothermotoga sp. genome encodes:
- the amrA gene encoding AmmeMemoRadiSam system protein A, whose amino-acid sequence MRGNHPFVKWAIKSIENYIKDGKIADPIRDGAPEALLLRRAGAFVSLHLLDGSLRGCIGTFMPTKANLAIEVRDNAIAAATEDPRFPPVAEDELDQIDVTVDILSEPEKVKDLSQLDPKKYGVIVVSGYKRGLLLPDLPGVDTVEQQIQIALRKAGISERERFDVYRFTVERYH is encoded by the coding sequence ATGAGAGGCAACCATCCATTCGTAAAGTGGGCGATCAAGAGTATTGAGAATTATATTAAAGACGGAAAAATAGCAGATCCGATTCGAGATGGCGCGCCCGAAGCGCTCTTATTACGCAGGGCAGGAGCTTTCGTTAGTCTCCATCTACTCGATGGTTCTTTGAGAGGATGTATCGGTACCTTTATGCCCACGAAAGCGAATCTGGCAATTGAAGTGAGGGATAATGCAATCGCTGCGGCAACGGAAGATCCCAGGTTTCCGCCAGTGGCTGAGGATGAGCTCGATCAAATAGATGTAACGGTAGATATCTTGAGCGAACCTGAGAAAGTTAAAGATTTGAGTCAGCTCGATCCAAAGAAATATGGTGTGATCGTCGTGAGTGGTTACAAAAGGGGGCTTCTGTTGCCAGATCTACCAGGGGTGGACACCGTCGAACAGCAGATTCAAATAGCTTTGAGGAAGGCAGGTATCTCCGAACGCGAGAGATTCGATGTGTACAGATTCACAGTTGAGAGGTATCATTGA
- a CDS encoding NAD-dependent epimerase/dehydratase family protein produces the protein MIAVTGGTGHLGNVLVRKLVETGERVRVLVAPFEDIKPLEGLNVEIARGDIRDRNLINNFCEGASIVFHLAAVISIFGKNNLVYDVNVNGTRNVIDSCLRHRSRLVYVSSVHAFAELPKGSLIDETVPIDPNRVTGTYAKSKAIATNLVLEATKRGLDAVIMCPTGIIGPYDWRISEMGNLLLLHLSGKLRVLMEGGFDFVDVRDVANALIVASKKAKSGEIFIIGGTYITVRALIQLLDKIEPKHSVKLFLPIWLARIISYFTTLGRFFDKKVPLTPYAVFTLSRNYIYSHAKAARELSYIPRPIEDSLRDTIMWLKSSFDLTLKIAHDSI, from the coding sequence ATGATCGCTGTGACTGGTGGCACAGGGCATCTTGGAAATGTGCTCGTTCGAAAACTGGTCGAAACTGGTGAAAGAGTGAGAGTTTTGGTAGCACCTTTTGAGGACATCAAACCGTTGGAAGGTTTGAACGTAGAAATTGCAAGAGGCGATATAAGGGATCGAAACTTAATCAACAATTTTTGTGAAGGAGCAAGTATCGTTTTCCACCTAGCAGCAGTCATATCGATCTTTGGCAAGAATAATTTGGTCTACGACGTGAACGTGAACGGGACCAGAAACGTTATAGATTCCTGCTTGAGACATCGCTCAAGACTGGTCTATGTGAGTTCAGTTCACGCTTTTGCAGAGCTCCCTAAAGGTTCTCTCATCGATGAAACCGTACCGATAGATCCCAATAGGGTGACAGGGACGTATGCGAAATCCAAAGCGATTGCAACCAACTTAGTCTTAGAAGCAACCAAACGTGGTCTCGATGCCGTGATAATGTGTCCAACTGGCATCATAGGCCCGTACGATTGGCGCATATCTGAAATGGGTAATTTGTTGTTACTCCATTTGAGCGGAAAATTGAGAGTCCTAATGGAAGGTGGCTTCGATTTTGTGGATGTGCGAGATGTCGCAAACGCTTTGATAGTTGCTTCCAAAAAGGCAAAGAGTGGAGAAATTTTCATAATTGGTGGCACATACATAACTGTGCGCGCTCTGATCCAATTGCTCGATAAGATTGAACCGAAGCATTCTGTGAAATTGTTTTTGCCGATTTGGCTTGCTAGAATCATCTCCTATTTCACAACACTTGGTCGTTTCTTCGATAAAAAAGTGCCTCTCACACCCTATGCAGTGTTCACGCTCAGTAGGAACTATATCTACTCACATGCAAAAGCAGCAAGAGAGCTTAGCTACATACCAAGACCTATAGAAGACTCGTTGAGAGATACAATAATGTGGCTTAAATCTTCTTTTGATCTCACACTGAAGATCGCACACGATAGCATTTGA
- a CDS encoding methylglyoxal synthase: MQRIKLSKKKRIALVAHDRMKKDLIEWVEFNKGTLSKHELYATGTTGTLIEERTGLKVYKFKSGPLGGDQQIGAKIAEGEIDVLIFFWDPLEPLAHDVDIKALIRLATVYNIPVAINRSSADFLISSPLFEQEYEKIQPDYETQLRERIMKIVKE, from the coding sequence TTGCAACGAATCAAGCTTTCAAAGAAAAAAAGAATAGCACTGGTTGCACACGATCGAATGAAGAAAGATTTGATTGAGTGGGTTGAGTTCAACAAAGGTACTCTATCCAAACACGAACTGTATGCCACCGGTACGACAGGTACCTTGATTGAGGAGAGAACGGGGTTGAAAGTGTACAAGTTCAAAAGTGGACCCCTTGGGGGCGATCAACAAATAGGGGCGAAGATCGCTGAAGGTGAGATAGATGTCCTCATATTCTTTTGGGATCCACTCGAACCACTCGCGCACGACGTCGATATCAAAGCTTTGATAAGGCTCGCCACAGTTTACAATATTCCAGTGGCTATCAACCGTTCGAGTGCCGATTTTTTGATCTCTTCACCCTTGTTCGAGCAAGAGTACGAAAAAATACAGCCGGATTATGAAACACAACTGCGCGAACGTATAATGAAGATAGTCAAGGAGTAA
- the fabD gene encoding ACP S-malonyltransferase: MLAFIFPGQGSQYSGMGKEFMTYPRAQYFFERAKEVLGIDMYQLMNTDDDVLKLTENAQPAIYLASYVAFDELIRRSIVPSIVAGHSLGEYTALAAADVYDFELGLYLVRKRGEYISQAVPPGLGSMIAVIGLDVAKVEEIISDMEGVWIANYNALDQTVISGTVESVRKAQEKLRNIAKRVIELKVSGPFHTPLLESAREKMAREIRGVKFRRPRWPIVMNSTAKETTDPEEIKENILNQISGSVKWYQSVERMIVLGVNNFIEVGPQKILTNLIKKIKPESCRHFSEVLSEERKLVSQIV, from the coding sequence ATGTTAGCTTTCATATTTCCCGGCCAGGGATCTCAATATTCTGGAATGGGGAAAGAATTCATGACTTATCCGAGAGCTCAATACTTCTTTGAGAGAGCGAAAGAAGTTTTGGGAATAGACATGTATCAGTTGATGAACACAGATGATGATGTTTTGAAACTTACGGAGAACGCTCAACCTGCGATATATCTTGCCAGTTATGTGGCCTTCGATGAATTGATCAGGAGAAGTATAGTACCAAGTATCGTGGCTGGGCACAGTCTGGGTGAGTACACAGCACTGGCTGCAGCGGACGTTTACGACTTCGAGTTGGGATTGTACCTGGTGAGAAAAAGAGGAGAGTATATCTCGCAGGCGGTTCCACCTGGTCTTGGTAGCATGATCGCTGTGATAGGTCTCGATGTTGCGAAAGTGGAGGAAATCATCTCCGATATGGAAGGGGTTTGGATAGCAAACTATAACGCGCTAGACCAGACAGTTATAAGTGGCACAGTCGAATCAGTGAGAAAAGCACAAGAAAAATTGAGGAATATTGCAAAACGTGTGATCGAGTTGAAAGTTAGTGGACCATTTCACACGCCATTGCTTGAGTCAGCAAGAGAAAAAATGGCCAGAGAGATAAGAGGTGTAAAGTTTAGAAGACCGAGATGGCCAATCGTGATGAACAGTACTGCGAAGGAAACCACAGATCCTGAAGAGATCAAAGAGAATATACTCAACCAAATAAGCGGATCCGTGAAGTGGTACCAATCGGTGGAAAGAATGATTGTGCTTGGTGTCAACAACTTTATAGAGGTAGGACCGCAGAAAATTTTGACGAATCTCATCAAAAAAATTAAACCAGAAAGTTGCAGGCACTTTTCGGAGGTTCTCTCAGAAGAAAGGAAATTGGTCTCGCAAATTGTTTGA
- a CDS encoding DMT family transporter, whose protein sequence is MNRKIAILFLIITAILWSLGGLLIKLVNWNPIAIAAGRSIISALLMLAYVRKPKFNWSRDQILAALFYFGTVTLFVTANKFTTAANAILLQYGAPVYVAIFAPLILKEKTKTADWIAIAFALFGMTLFFFDELEVKNLFGIVIAVASGVSFALYIIFMRKQKDASPIDSTLLGNILTALVGLPFIFSQSFEFQNVLGIVLLGTVQLGLSYILYSIAIKYVEALEAILIPIIEPILNPIWVFLAFGEKPGSWALLGGIIVLSSVTLRYSVPLLVRNFNTTK, encoded by the coding sequence TTGAATCGAAAGATAGCTATACTCTTCCTCATCATTACTGCAATATTGTGGAGTTTAGGAGGGTTACTCATAAAACTTGTGAACTGGAATCCCATCGCCATAGCTGCAGGTCGAAGCATCATATCTGCTCTTCTGATGCTCGCCTACGTGAGAAAACCTAAGTTTAACTGGAGTCGTGATCAAATACTTGCCGCCCTTTTTTACTTCGGTACAGTCACACTATTTGTGACAGCAAACAAGTTCACCACTGCTGCGAATGCCATACTCTTACAGTACGGTGCCCCAGTCTACGTTGCCATTTTCGCACCATTAATTCTGAAAGAGAAAACGAAAACTGCCGATTGGATCGCTATAGCTTTCGCTCTGTTTGGAATGACTCTGTTCTTTTTCGACGAACTTGAGGTCAAGAATTTGTTTGGTATAGTCATCGCCGTCGCAAGTGGTGTTTCATTCGCCTTGTACATCATCTTTATGAGAAAACAGAAAGATGCTTCGCCCATAGATTCAACGCTATTAGGAAATATTTTGACAGCGTTGGTTGGACTTCCATTCATATTCAGTCAAAGCTTTGAATTTCAAAACGTTCTAGGGATCGTCCTTCTTGGAACCGTGCAGCTCGGTCTTTCTTACATACTTTACTCCATAGCGATAAAATACGTCGAAGCACTTGAAGCGATACTGATTCCAATAATCGAACCGATACTCAATCCAATCTGGGTGTTCCTTGCATTCGGTGAGAAACCAGGAAGTTGGGCGTTGCTTGGTGGTATCATTGTTCTTTCTTCTGTTACGTTACGATACTCAGTGCCGCTGTTGGTAAGAAATTTCAACACAACAAAATGA
- a CDS encoding MarR family transcriptional regulator, with protein sequence MNVEGRKIVEAIIELTLTFSKMIKFHPELEKLRAVELYTLFYLLRHGPCKMKDLAQALSMTKANITHLVDALERKGFVQRILNDLDRRIVHVYVTNYGKKIYDELIEELSKLVENVASKLKPADLVIISRGFEKFLAEFSGSKGGTK encoded by the coding sequence ATGAATGTGGAAGGAAGAAAAATTGTGGAAGCCATTATCGAGTTGACCTTGACTTTTTCGAAAATGATCAAGTTTCATCCAGAACTAGAAAAATTGCGTGCAGTAGAGCTTTACACATTGTTCTATTTGCTCAGACATGGTCCATGCAAAATGAAAGATCTCGCCCAAGCCCTCTCCATGACGAAAGCGAACATTACACATTTGGTGGATGCTCTCGAACGGAAAGGTTTTGTTCAAAGAATCTTGAACGATTTGGATAGGAGGATCGTTCATGTTTATGTAACAAATTATGGGAAGAAGATTTACGATGAATTGATAGAAGAGTTGTCTAAGCTAGTCGAAAATGTCGCTTCTAAATTGAAACCGGCAGATTTAGTCATCATTTCACGAGGCTTCGAAAAATTCCTCGCAGAATTTTCTGGTTCTAAGGGGGGAACAAAATGA
- a CDS encoding metallophosphoesterase: MWLIISDTHDNLHNIDKFLEEARKRDVTHIFHCGDIVSPFSLNKFLKFNAEFYGVFGNNDGEILLLSQRSSGRIVKGPIEFLVGERRIAMMHEPFALDALLQSQHYDFIFYGHTHKTDIKEVGKCLLINPGDGSGYIAEKASVVFLEPCSRKVEVYQI; the protein is encoded by the coding sequence ATGTGGCTCATAATCTCTGACACACACGATAATTTGCACAACATCGACAAGTTCTTGGAAGAAGCAAGAAAACGTGACGTGACACACATTTTTCACTGCGGTGACATAGTTTCTCCGTTCTCTCTGAATAAGTTTCTGAAATTCAATGCTGAATTCTATGGGGTTTTTGGAAACAACGACGGAGAAATACTTCTTCTCAGCCAAAGGTCCTCAGGTCGGATCGTGAAAGGTCCAATTGAGTTCTTGGTTGGCGAGAGAAGAATAGCAATGATGCATGAACCTTTTGCACTGGATGCCTTATTGCAATCTCAACATTATGATTTCATCTTCTATGGTCACACACATAAAACCGATATCAAGGAGGTCGGTAAGTGCCTTTTGATAAACCCTGGCGATGGTAGTGGGTACATCGCTGAGAAAGCGAGTGTTGTTTTCCTTGAACCATGTTCTCGGAAAGTGGAGGTTTATCAGATATGA
- the fabK gene encoding enoyl-[acyl-carrier-protein] reductase FabK, with protein sequence MKNRVTELFEIDYPIVMGGMAWAGTAKLAAAVSNAGGLGVIGSGAMRAEQLRDEIEKIKSLTNKPFGVNIMLASPYVEELLETVVEEKVPVVTFGAGNPTKFIQKLKEHGIKVAVVVASDSLAKLVERAGADTVVAEGMESGGHIGEVSTIVLVNKVARSVKIPVIAAGGIADGRAMAAAFALGAEGIQMGTRFLATVESEVHENYKKRILSASIRDTVVTGAKLGHPARVLKTPFARQVCDLEVKSPEEAEMILVGSLKRAVIDGDIDSGSFMAGQVCGLIEDVPTVKELIERIMKEFFETVEKLCREVISC encoded by the coding sequence ATGAAGAACAGGGTGACTGAACTGTTTGAAATCGACTATCCCATCGTCATGGGTGGAATGGCTTGGGCTGGAACAGCGAAATTGGCTGCTGCTGTTTCTAACGCTGGAGGTTTGGGGGTGATAGGTTCTGGAGCTATGAGAGCAGAACAGTTGAGGGATGAAATCGAAAAGATCAAATCTTTGACGAACAAACCGTTTGGTGTGAATATAATGCTCGCTTCCCCGTACGTAGAAGAACTCTTGGAAACCGTTGTAGAAGAGAAAGTACCCGTGGTCACATTCGGGGCTGGTAATCCTACAAAGTTCATACAAAAGCTGAAAGAACATGGTATCAAAGTTGCAGTTGTTGTGGCTTCAGATTCTCTAGCAAAACTAGTTGAAAGAGCTGGTGCTGATACTGTTGTGGCGGAAGGCATGGAATCTGGTGGGCACATAGGAGAAGTCAGTACGATCGTGCTAGTAAACAAGGTTGCTAGATCCGTGAAAATACCAGTTATTGCAGCCGGTGGAATTGCGGATGGGCGAGCCATGGCGGCTGCATTCGCGCTAGGTGCTGAAGGTATCCAAATGGGAACAAGATTTCTCGCTACAGTTGAATCCGAAGTGCATGAAAATTACAAGAAAAGGATTCTGAGTGCATCGATACGTGACACGGTCGTAACGGGAGCAAAGCTTGGTCACCCGGCACGCGTTCTCAAGACGCCATTTGCGAGACAAGTATGTGATCTGGAAGTGAAGAGCCCAGAAGAGGCAGAAATGATTTTGGTGGGTAGTTTGAAAAGAGCGGTGATCGACGGGGACATCGATTCTGGTTCCTTCATGGCAGGCCAAGTGTGTGGTTTGATAGAGGATGTACCAACGGTGAAAGAGTTGATCGAACGGATTATGAAAGAGTTCTTTGAAACTGTTGAAAAGCTCTGTAGGGAGGTGATATCATGTTAG
- the fabZ gene encoding 3-hydroxyacyl-ACP dehydratase FabZ, producing the protein MNVNEILRILPHRFPILLVDKVIEKDEKRIVAVKNITVSEIFFLGHFPNYPIYPGVMIIEGMAQTAGLLLLKPEEKLIPLFLGIDNARFKLPVQPGDVLRYEIEIIEKKLNVVKVKAKAVVNDRTVAVAELLLGVKKYEEQGD; encoded by the coding sequence TTGAATGTGAATGAAATACTCCGTATCCTGCCACACAGGTTCCCTATATTACTGGTTGACAAAGTGATAGAAAAAGATGAAAAGCGAATCGTGGCAGTCAAGAACATCACTGTTTCTGAAATATTTTTTCTGGGTCACTTCCCAAACTACCCCATTTATCCAGGTGTAATGATCATAGAGGGCATGGCGCAGACCGCAGGGTTGTTATTGTTGAAACCTGAGGAAAAATTGATACCGCTCTTTCTAGGAATAGACAACGCTAGGTTCAAATTGCCAGTTCAACCAGGTGATGTTCTAAGGTACGAGATCGAGATAATCGAAAAAAAGTTGAATGTGGTGAAGGTGAAAGCTAAAGCTGTGGTGAATGACAGAACCGTGGCCGTCGCAGAACTTTTATTGGGAGTGAAAAAGTATGAAGAACAGGGTGACTGA
- the fabF gene encoding beta-ketoacyl-ACP synthase II, with the protein MRRVVVTGMGIVCPLGIGKEEVTMNMKRSVVAVERISSFDASNLPVKIAAEVRHFDPEKYMDKKLARRTDRFVHFALAAFKEALEQSRIDLSVFSEKTAVLVSSGMGGFITLDVENNKFLAGGASKVSPFLIPMLLINMASGIISIEYGLKGINFAPVSACASSGHSIALGAMLIKHGYADVAIVGGAEATIAPLPLAGFASMRALSMRNDEPQKASRPFDVQRDGFVMGEGGAILILESEEIALERKANIIAEIKGFGMNDDAYHMSAPDPDGVGAEKAMRLALEDAKISPRDVQYVSCHATSTPAGDVSEAKAIERVFGSNVFVNSAKALMGHLLGAAAAAETVIGILEMQENFLHAMPNLDEKDPDVKINVVGKEPLSLNIKNFVKNSFGFGGHNVSIVIGRYEG; encoded by the coding sequence ATGAGACGCGTTGTGGTCACGGGAATGGGAATAGTCTGTCCGTTGGGGATTGGTAAGGAAGAAGTGACAATGAATATGAAGAGATCCGTTGTAGCTGTTGAACGAATCAGCAGCTTTGATGCGAGCAATCTCCCTGTTAAAATTGCCGCCGAAGTTAGGCATTTCGATCCTGAGAAATATATGGATAAAAAACTTGCGCGTAGAACTGATAGGTTTGTCCATTTTGCTCTTGCCGCTTTCAAAGAAGCTTTAGAACAATCAAGAATAGATCTATCTGTCTTTTCTGAGAAGACGGCGGTACTCGTAAGCTCAGGTATGGGAGGATTCATCACTTTAGATGTAGAGAACAACAAATTCCTCGCAGGTGGGGCTTCGAAAGTGAGTCCATTTTTGATACCTATGTTGCTCATAAATATGGCGTCTGGAATCATCTCAATTGAGTACGGACTGAAGGGTATCAACTTCGCACCGGTGAGCGCATGTGCCTCTTCGGGACATTCCATAGCTCTTGGAGCCATGCTGATCAAACATGGTTATGCAGATGTAGCTATCGTGGGAGGCGCTGAAGCGACCATTGCTCCTCTTCCCTTGGCTGGGTTTGCAAGTATGCGCGCTCTCTCGATGAGGAACGATGAACCTCAAAAAGCTTCTAGACCGTTCGATGTTCAACGCGATGGTTTCGTCATGGGAGAGGGAGGAGCTATTCTCATCCTCGAATCGGAAGAGATAGCGCTCGAGAGAAAAGCAAACATAATCGCTGAGATAAAAGGATTTGGAATGAACGATGATGCATATCACATGAGTGCCCCAGATCCTGATGGAGTTGGTGCAGAAAAAGCTATGAGGCTTGCCTTGGAAGATGCGAAGATTTCACCGAGAGATGTTCAATATGTGAGTTGTCACGCTACGAGTACTCCTGCAGGAGATGTTTCAGAAGCAAAAGCGATAGAAAGAGTTTTTGGAAGTAACGTTTTTGTGAACAGTGCCAAAGCGCTCATGGGGCACTTGCTTGGTGCGGCGGCTGCTGCAGAGACAGTTATTGGGATTCTAGAAATGCAAGAAAATTTTCTCCACGCTATGCCGAACTTGGATGAAAAGGATCCCGACGTGAAAATCAATGTTGTTGGAAAGGAGCCGTTGAGTTTGAACATCAAAAATTTCGTTAAGAACTCTTTCGGTTTTGGGGGGCACAATGTTTCCATCGTCATTGGGAGGTATGAAGGTTGA